The Mesorhizobium sp. 113-3-3 genome includes the window CAATGAATGGCAGGAGCGCTTCGATCGAGACGGCCGCCCGCTTGGCGTCGAGTTGATCCTGCCCGATTGGTTCTACCGCGCCGTAATGGACGATGCGCTCATCCTGACGATTGACCGAGCCTATTTCGGGCTGACGGGCGGCCTCGATCGGTGGCTCTACCGGCTTGTGCGCAAGCATGGCGGACGCCAGCGCGCCGGTTGGCGTTTCGACATCCGGCACCTGCATCAGAAGTCCGGCAGCCTCTCGCCGCTCAAGCGCTTTGCCTTCGAGCTGCGTGACATCGTGCGCCGCCAACCCTTGCCGGGATATCTGCTCTTCACGGAGGTCGAAGCCAGCGGCCGTGTGCTGTTGGCTTTCGAACCGGCGCCCGCGTCGGTGGACAGGATCGTGCCACCGGGAACCCGAACTATCGTGCCATCGGGAACCCCATCCTCGTGCTTTCGGGAACCGCGATCGGCCTTAAGGGACGGGCCCGCAACGGAAAATCGCCCTCTTAACTTAGAGTCTAACTCTCAATCTAACAGTCTTGCGCGCAAGCCGCGGATTGGCGGTGGCGAACAGAAGCGGCGGTGCGTTGGCCGGCGCGAGGGAGACGACACATGACGTCGTCTGCCCAATCCACGCCGCGCGGCGACCTCACGACGGTCGAGCTGATCTGGATCGAGAAGCGGATCGAGCATCGCATCCGCTTCGGGCGTGTTGCCCGTGAGAGGATCATCGACAAGCGGCGCCGCGTCCTCGGATTTGCGCCGGGCAATGTTTTTGCCTTCGTGCGCTGGGCGGCGAATGACTTTGGCACTGTCGTTTCACGCATCGACATCGTGCGCGCGGTGTTGCCCGCTGAGCCTTATCAGACGCTGCCTTACATCCGGCCAGGCGGCCAGATCCTGCTCAAGATCGCCGGCTGGGACAAGGTTGAGCAGGTTCTCCAACGGATCGATGCGATCGAGGCGATCGGTCTCGATCCGGCCGAGGCCGCACCGGACTATTGGCGTCAGACCCACAACCGCCTGACTGCCGGCGCTATGCCGCGTGCCTATTCGCTCGAGCAGCACCGCGCCTTTCTGTTGCGCAAGCGGGTAACCTCATGAGCCGCGCCGCATGCATGGCCACAGCCCTTGCGGCCGTCGTCGCGACGGTCGCTCCAGCTGTCATGGAGATGCCGTCGCTGCTGATGTGGAATGCATCGGCCAGCGCGCCGCTTGGGCTCTATGCGATCAGGAAAATGGCCGTTCCGACGGCTGGCGCGCTCGCTGTCCTCGCACCGCCAGACAAGGTCGCTCGGTTCGCCGCCAAGCGTGGCTACCTGCCGCTCGGCGTGCCGATGCTGAAGCACATCGAGGGGCTTCCTGGGAGCCAAGTCTGCCGCGCAGGCCGCGTCATCATGGTGAACGGACTTGCGGTGGGTGCTGCGCTGGAGCGCGACCGCAAGGGACGCGCCTTGCCTGACTGGCAGGGTTGCCGCGTCATCGCCGCCGCCGAGATCTTCGTCATGAACCGGAAGGTCGATGACAGTCTCGACGGCCGCTATTTCGGCCCGTTCCCGGCGAGCTCGATCGTCGGAGCCGCGCTGCCGCTTTGGACCGACGAGCGGGGCGATGGCCACTACACCTGGCTCGCTCCGGCGAACTGAAATTCAACCCAGCCAACAAGAGGGAGGAGACAATCCATGGCCGAGATCGGCGTCTTCCACAAAACAGAATCGGGTTATGCCGGACGCATTCGAACGCTGCTCGTCGACGCCGAGCTGGTGCTCGTGCCGACCAAAATATCTGACGGTAAAGCGCCGGATTTTCGCATCCACATCGGCGACGGCAGCGGCCCCGAGGTCGGCGCAGCCTGGAAGGAAACCGGACAGACGGCCGGCGACTATCTGTCGTGCCGATTGGAGGATCCGCTGTTTGGCCGGCGCTTTCGCGCCGGTCTGTTCCAATCCGACGACGGCTCCTGGTCGCTGCGCTGGATCCGGCCGAAAGCGCGGCCGGAGCCTGCTCGATGAGTGGGCCATCGGCGCCGAAACGTGCGGACGGAAGCCGACCCGTCAGTCGGTTGCCTGGTCGGCGTGAAGCACTCTGCCTTATCGCTGGCATGCTGATGGTCTGTCACGCAATGACGGGGGCGCTGGCACAGTCCGCGCCGGCCCCGCGCAAATCCGCGGAGGATCCTTATGCAGCACCTATCGCCGAGGCGTCGCATCGCTTCCGCGTTCCCGAGCGCTGGATACGGGCAATCATGCGCCTCGAAAGCGCTCGCGATCCGCGCGCCGTGTCGCGAAAGGGGGCCGTGGGCCTGATGCAGATCATGCCCGCAACCTTTGCCGAGCT containing:
- a CDS encoding DUF2840 domain-containing protein; translation: MTSSAQSTPRGDLTTVELIWIEKRIEHRIRFGRVARERIIDKRRRVLGFAPGNVFAFVRWAANDFGTVVSRIDIVRAVLPAEPYQTLPYIRPGGQILLKIAGWDKVEQVLQRIDAIEAIGLDPAEAAPDYWRQTHNRLTAGAMPRAYSLEQHRAFLLRKRVTS
- a CDS encoding S26 family signal peptidase encodes the protein MSRAACMATALAAVVATVAPAVMEMPSLLMWNASASAPLGLYAIRKMAVPTAGALAVLAPPDKVARFAAKRGYLPLGVPMLKHIEGLPGSQVCRAGRVIMVNGLAVGAALERDRKGRALPDWQGCRVIAAAEIFVMNRKVDDSLDGRYFGPFPASSIVGAALPLWTDERGDGHYTWLAPAN
- a CDS encoding DUF736 domain-containing protein, encoding MAEIGVFHKTESGYAGRIRTLLVDAELVLVPTKISDGKAPDFRIHIGDGSGPEVGAAWKETGQTAGDYLSCRLEDPLFGRRFRAGLFQSDDGSWSLRWIRPKARPEPAR